From Candidatus Dadabacteria bacterium, the proteins below share one genomic window:
- the hpt gene encoding hypoxanthine phosphoribosyltransferase: protein MLSEETEILEGVALKKFLLKDDIKTAVSRLAEQISGDYEGKTPVAVCVLKGARPFFEDLLVRVTVMVERQFLRVSSYREGTRPRRLKLLRDIECEVEGRDVIIIEDIIDTSETAKFILQHIESKNPGSLRICALIDKRGKGAMDPEPDYTGFQVDEGFLVGYGMDYMEKGRSLEDIYLLRE from the coding sequence GTGCTGTCTGAAGAAACTGAAATCCTAGAAGGTGTCGCGCTTAAAAAATTTCTCTTAAAAGACGATATAAAAACCGCCGTTTCGAGGCTCGCCGAGCAAATTTCGGGGGACTACGAGGGAAAAACTCCCGTCGCGGTCTGCGTTCTTAAAGGAGCGCGTCCTTTCTTTGAAGATCTTCTGGTGCGGGTAACCGTAATGGTCGAAAGGCAGTTTCTCAGGGTTTCAAGTTACAGAGAGGGAACGCGGCCTAGACGCCTCAAGCTCTTAAGGGATATTGAATGCGAAGTGGAGGGCAGGGACGTTATAATAATTGAAGATATAATTGACACTTCGGAGACGGCGAAGTTTATCCTGCAGCACATAGAGTCTAAAAACCCGGGTTCGCTTCGGATATGCGCACTCATAGACAAAAGAGGAAAGGGCGCGATGGATCCAGAGCCTGATTACACGGGTTTCCAAGTGGATGAAGGGTTCCTCGTAGGCTACGGAATGGACTACATGGAAAAGGGAAGATCGCTTGAGGATATATACCTGCTTCGGGAATAA
- the folK gene encoding 2-amino-4-hydroxy-6-hydroxymethyldihydropteridine diphosphokinase: MNTVIIGVGSNIDAERNVSVAKRMLGEKLRVLGESKFVRTKPIGSREQQDFLNGSLLIETRLGCKQLKTLLKGVEVSLGRGVGEDRYGPRKMDLDILVWNGEIVDPDVYERGFLRRSVIELCPELEKTLKEGRGAV; this comes from the coding sequence ATGAATACGGTTATTATCGGGGTCGGTTCAAACATAGACGCCGAGAGAAACGTAAGCGTCGCCAAACGAATGCTCGGGGAGAAACTCAGGGTTCTCGGAGAATCGAAGTTCGTGAGAACCAAGCCCATAGGATCCCGTGAGCAGCAGGATTTTCTAAACGGTTCCTTGCTGATAGAAACCCGTCTTGGCTGCAAGCAACTGAAAACCCTGCTCAAGGGAGTAGAGGTTTCCCTCGGGAGAGGTGTCGGGGAGGATCGCTACGGCCCGAGAAAAATGGACCTGGATATACTCGTGTGGAACGGAGAGATTGTCGATCCCGACGTTTACGAGCGGGGGTTTCTTCGCCGCTCCGTGATCGAACTTTGTCCTGAACTTGAAAAAACTTTGAAGGAGGGGCGAGGTGCTGTCTGA
- the folB gene encoding dihydroneopterin aldolase: protein MIIKIENLRLRTIIGVYDWEKENRQDLIINVTIDFDGRKAAESDDIDDTLDYKAINKKIISFVETNDFNLLERVAGGICDIVFEDPAVRWASVKVEKPGALRFADSVSVTEARER from the coding sequence ATGATAATAAAGATCGAAAACCTGAGGCTTCGTACTATAATAGGGGTTTATGACTGGGAGAAGGAGAACCGCCAGGACCTGATCATAAACGTCACCATCGATTTTGACGGACGCAAGGCCGCCGAGAGCGACGACATAGATGATACTTTGGACTACAAGGCCATAAACAAAAAGATCATAAGCTTTGTGGAGACAAACGATTTTAACCTGCTTGAGAGAGTCGCCGGAGGTATATGCGATATAGTTTTTGAGGATCCGGCGGTGAGGTGGGCGTCGGTGAAGGTGGAGAAGCCCGGGGCGCTCCGTTTTGCTGATTCCGTTTCTGTGACCGAAGCGAGGGAAAGGTAA
- a CDS encoding SDR family oxidoreductase encodes MKRRPGFRFRGPFLNLLIINNGNNISIYTQRRFLQRVLHENRCFPCEMKKAALVTGGAVRIGKEISLNLARKGYYLALHYNSSEKEALATRELILGTGVECELFRCDLSSPDDAKELIPRVMESFGGLCVLVNNASIFENVGFRDMTPEFLETDMAINFKAPFFLSQSFSTEASGGLIVNFLDTRIRKNPVEHFCYNLSKKCLYHLTKMLARELAPDFRVNAVCPGAVLAPPGFGDDYLHKMARGAPMKRPGSVEDIINAFNYLLENNYVTGECLFVDGGMSLT; translated from the coding sequence ATGAAACGACGGCCGGGGTTTCGCTTTCGCGGGCCGTTTTTAAATTTACTTATAATAAACAATGGGAATAATATATCAATATATACCCAGAGGCGGTTTTTGCAGCGTGTGCTACATGAAAACCGTTGTTTCCCGTGTGAAATGAAAAAGGCAGCTTTGGTTACAGGCGGGGCGGTGAGAATAGGAAAGGAGATATCCCTGAATCTCGCCCGGAAGGGCTACTATCTCGCCCTTCACTACAATTCCTCCGAAAAAGAGGCCCTGGCTACAAGGGAACTTATTCTCGGGACCGGCGTCGAATGCGAGCTTTTCAGGTGCGACCTTTCATCACCTGATGACGCAAAGGAGCTTATCCCGAGAGTCATGGAAAGTTTCGGGGGGCTGTGTGTTCTTGTTAACAACGCCTCAATTTTCGAGAACGTCGGATTCCGTGACATGACCCCCGAATTTCTTGAAACCGATATGGCTATAAACTTCAAGGCACCTTTTTTCCTCTCCCAGTCTTTTTCCACTGAGGCAAGCGGGGGGCTTATCGTTAATTTCCTTGACACGAGAATCAGAAAAAATCCCGTTGAGCATTTTTGCTACAACCTGAGCAAGAAATGCCTTTATCACTTGACGAAAATGCTTGCAAGGGAACTCGCTCCCGATTTTCGGGTAAACGCCGTGTGCCCAGGGGCCGTTCTCGCTCCCCCGGGGTTCGGGGATGACTATCTTCACAAGATGGCGCGGGGAGCTCCGATGAAGCGTCCAGGCTCTGTTGAGGATATAATTAACGCGTTTAACTATCTTTTGGAGAATAATTACGTCACCGGAGAGTGTCTTTTCGTTGACGGAGGCATGAGTCTTACCTGA
- the tkt gene encoding transketolase yields the protein MFAYGFLPEDEELENLVINCIRTLAMDAVEKAKSGHPGTPMALAPTAFVLFDKFLRHNPKNPSWPNRDRFILSAGHASMLLYAALYVNGYDIPIDEIKKFRSLHSRCPGHPEVGITAGVETTTGPLGQGVSNSVGMAIASKWLSEHFNRPGYDIINHHVYSICSDGDMMEGISSEAASIAGHLGLGNLIWIYDSNSITIEGSTSLAYSEDTEMRFGSYNWHVEKVSDANNLEEIEKALDRARSETKRPSIVILKSQIAYGSPNKQNTCEAHGSPLGEEEVRLAKEFYGWDAPGNFHVPEEILSYMKEAVARGNDAEAAWKENFRKYSNEYPELAHDFEMLDKRKLPEGWDSDIPSFPYPADPVATRSANSSIINSIGEKVPWFMGGAADVGSSTKTYIKCTTSFSAEDREGRNFHFGVREHSMAAIASGMCLSGLRAYASTYFVFADYMKPSIRLAALMKLPVIYIFTHDSIGVGEDGPTHQPIEHLAALRVTPNIDVIRPCDANELAILWKHVMGLSDRPAAFVLTRQNVPIIDRDRYAAADGALAGGYVLADSDGTPDIILISTGSEVHICLEVYEKLREMEKNPRVVSLPCWSLFEAQSQKYKDSVLPPSVGTRLSVEAGATFGWEKFTGSGPAAKVYGIDCFGESAPYQDVMNNFGFNADTILKECLKLLGN from the coding sequence ATGTTTGCGTACGGATTTCTCCCCGAGGATGAAGAATTGGAGAACCTTGTAATCAACTGTATAAGAACGCTCGCGATGGACGCCGTGGAAAAAGCGAAGTCCGGCCATCCGGGAACCCCGATGGCTCTCGCTCCCACGGCTTTCGTACTTTTCGACAAGTTCTTAAGGCACAATCCCAAGAACCCGAGTTGGCCCAACCGCGACCGCTTCATCCTTTCCGCCGGTCACGCTTCCATGCTTCTCTACGCCGCCCTTTACGTAAACGGATACGACATCCCGATTGACGAGATAAAGAAATTCCGAAGCCTCCACAGCCGCTGTCCCGGTCACCCCGAAGTGGGAATCACGGCTGGAGTCGAGACCACTACAGGGCCTCTGGGGCAGGGAGTATCGAATTCGGTTGGAATGGCCATAGCAAGCAAATGGCTTTCGGAGCACTTTAACCGTCCCGGCTACGACATAATAAATCATCATGTGTATTCAATCTGCAGCGACGGGGACATGATGGAAGGAATTTCCTCAGAAGCCGCATCCATAGCAGGACATCTGGGGCTCGGAAACCTGATCTGGATATACGACAGCAACAGCATAACTATCGAGGGCAGCACCTCGCTTGCGTATTCCGAGGACACGGAAATGCGGTTTGGTTCCTACAACTGGCACGTGGAGAAAGTCTCGGATGCAAACAATCTTGAGGAAATTGAAAAAGCCCTAGATCGCGCACGATCCGAAACCAAAAGGCCTTCCATTGTAATATTGAAAAGCCAAATAGCCTACGGAAGCCCCAACAAGCAGAACACGTGTGAGGCCCACGGATCGCCACTTGGGGAGGAGGAAGTCAGACTGGCGAAGGAATTTTACGGATGGGACGCCCCGGGAAACTTTCACGTTCCCGAAGAGATTCTCTCCTACATGAAAGAAGCAGTCGCCAGAGGAAACGATGCCGAAGCGGCCTGGAAGGAGAATTTCAGGAAGTATTCAAACGAATATCCGGAACTTGCTCACGACTTTGAGATGCTTGATAAAAGGAAGCTGCCTGAAGGATGGGACAGCGACATCCCGTCTTTTCCCTATCCCGCAGATCCGGTTGCTACCCGTTCCGCGAACTCAAGCATAATTAACTCCATAGGGGAAAAAGTGCCATGGTTCATGGGCGGCGCCGCGGATGTAGGCTCCTCAACTAAAACCTATATTAAGTGTACAACGAGCTTTTCCGCCGAGGACCGCGAGGGAAGAAACTTTCATTTCGGAGTCAGGGAACATTCAATGGCCGCGATAGCAAGCGGCATGTGTCTCAGCGGACTCAGGGCATACGCCTCGACCTACTTTGTGTTTGCCGACTACATGAAACCCTCGATAAGACTTGCAGCCCTGATGAAACTTCCCGTAATCTACATTTTCACTCATGACAGCATAGGAGTTGGCGAGGACGGACCCACTCATCAACCCATAGAGCATCTGGCGGCCCTCAGAGTCACACCCAATATCGATGTCATCCGTCCCTGCGACGCAAACGAGCTTGCGATTCTTTGGAAACACGTGATGGGGCTTTCTGACCGTCCCGCCGCATTCGTTCTCACAAGACAGAACGTTCCGATAATAGACAGGGACCGCTACGCCGCGGCCGATGGAGCCCTCGCGGGGGGTTATGTACTTGCGGACTCAGACGGCACACCTGACATCATACTGATATCCACGGGTTCTGAGGTTCACATCTGTCTCGAAGTTTATGAAAAGCTGCGCGAGATGGAGAAAAATCCGAGAGTTGTGAGTCTCCCGTGCTGGAGTCTTTTCGAAGCTCAGTCCCAGAAGTACAAAGACAGCGTCCTGCCGCCTTCTGTAGGCACGAGGCTAAGTGTCGAGGCCGGAGCAACGTTCGGATGGGAAAAATTCACGGGATCGGGCCCCGCTGCCAAGGTCTACGGAATAGACTGCTTTGGAGAGTCCGCGCCATACCAAGACGTGATGAACAACTTCGGTTTTAACGCGGACACCATCCTAAAGGAATGCCTCAAGCTGCTTGGTAACTAG
- the rpiA gene encoding ribose-5-phosphate isomerase RpiA — protein sequence MDKTEELKKAAGVKAVDFVRAGMLVGLGTGSTAEFAIKELSRRARDGRLSGISCVPSSERTRSFAESLGLDLVELDMGKMIDVTIDGADEIDSDFNLIKGGGGALLREKVLAQNSRRNIVVADESKLSQRLGTHFPVPVEVLQFALEAEKNYLETLGGETELRLAQDGSPFLTDQRNFIVDWSCGEIEDPSCFANRLSERAGIIEHGIFVGTATDVVIGFSRGVKHFIPGE from the coding sequence ATGGACAAGACCGAAGAACTTAAAAAAGCCGCGGGCGTAAAAGCCGTTGACTTCGTGCGTGCGGGCATGCTTGTCGGACTCGGCACCGGGTCGACTGCGGAGTTTGCCATCAAAGAGCTCTCAAGGCGTGCAAGAGACGGCCGGCTTTCGGGCATATCCTGCGTTCCAAGTTCCGAAAGAACAAGGAGTTTTGCAGAGTCTCTGGGTCTTGATCTTGTTGAACTCGATATGGGGAAGATGATTGACGTGACCATTGACGGAGCGGATGAAATCGACTCCGATTTCAACCTTATAAAGGGGGGAGGAGGAGCGCTTCTCAGGGAGAAGGTGCTTGCCCAAAACAGCAGGAGAAACATAGTCGTCGCAGACGAATCAAAGCTCTCTCAGCGTCTTGGCACCCATTTCCCCGTTCCCGTAGAAGTGCTTCAATTTGCCCTTGAAGCTGAAAAAAACTACCTTGAGACACTCGGCGGAGAAACGGAACTGCGACTTGCACAAGACGGTTCTCCTTTCCTGACTGACCAGCGCAACTTTATAGTTGACTGGAGTTGCGGAGAGATTGAAGACCCGTCCTGTTTTGCGAACCGGCTGTCGGAGAGAGCGGGAATAATTGAGCATGGCATTTTTGTGGGAACCGCAACTGATGTAGTAATAGGGTTTTCGCGAGGGGTGAAACATTTTATCCCGGGCGAATAA
- a CDS encoding CBS domain-containing protein, with amino-acid sequence MENLRHILKHKGSSVWSIGPDETVYSALQMMAEKEIGALLVLEGEKVVGIFSERDYARKVILQGRSSANTKISELMIRDVIYGSPDDPIQESMAVMTANKIRHLPVIEDGKLCGMVTSGDIINHIISRQKFEIEALKKYITGGY; translated from the coding sequence ATGGAAAATCTAAGACACATACTTAAACACAAGGGCTCAAGCGTGTGGTCGATAGGGCCGGACGAGACGGTGTACAGCGCTCTCCAGATGATGGCGGAAAAGGAGATAGGCGCTCTGCTCGTGCTTGAGGGGGAAAAGGTCGTCGGAATATTCTCCGAGCGAGACTACGCGAGGAAGGTTATTCTTCAGGGAAGATCTTCTGCGAACACGAAAATAAGCGAACTCATGATCAGAGATGTGATCTACGGTTCGCCCGACGACCCGATTCAGGAAAGCATGGCCGTTATGACGGCGAACAAGATAAGACACCTTCCGGTAATAGAGGACGGCAAGCTTTGCGGGATGGTGACAAGCGGCGACATCATAAACCACATTATCTCCCGTCAGAAATTCGAGATCGAGGCGCTCAAGAAATATATAACCGGAGGTTATTGA